A stretch of DNA from Lotus japonicus ecotype B-129 chromosome 4, LjGifu_v1.2:
AGTCCATGTTTGAATATACAGTAGAAAATCACAGTAGTGAGGCTAAAAATCATGGTAGATAGTCACAGAACCtaaaaaaaagttgtttttgtcCAGTGTTATTTTGGCTTCACCGTGGTTTTCCACTTTATATCCAAACATACACTGATTAAGAAACATACACAACTTGATTTTATAGGATGTGTACGTCGATGGATCATAACACACAATCTAAAACACGGTAACTTAATAAACTACACCTTATAACATTCCTGCAAAAGTGATGATGAGGCTTCCTACCGCAAAACCAAACACACTACTAGAAGGAATCAGAGGAACCTAAACTGGCCTAGAGAACTAGACCGATGGTTCATACATAGACATTCTTAAACTCACCAAAACTTCTGAACAGCCCTCTAGTTCATGCTATTTCCAACCTATCATTGAATCATTCAATAGCACCACCCAGTCACCACCACTTATAAAAACACCAGATAGCAAATAGCAAATAGCAAATGAGACTAATATAGCAAATGGCAATGCTAATCAATGGCTTGgtacaaaaataaaagagactGTTATGTTTACATGATTAGGTATTACACAATATGAAGCTAGATTACTACACAAGTATACATGCTACAGGTGAAGAGAAGTGTCAACACCAGTATCAGAGTCAGAGCCAAGATCCCAATCATAGACATTCTTCCATGAAGCATGCAAAGGTTGTGTTTGTGCACAATCTGCTGCAGGGTACAAGTTCATCAAAACTGGTGTCTCAACAATGTTGCTGTCCTTGTCCTCCTTCATCATCCCCTTAGATGTGGGCCACAGAGAAAGAGAAACATGAGGAGGTGACGTCAACCTTGTTTTCTTAGTGGGATTGGTAGAATTGAAATGTTGAGGTTCAGTAATGTTGAGCATTTTCACCAGCTCTCTCTTCTCCCTCATTTCTTTCACTCTTTGCAACTGCATAAACCTCTCTTGCAGAAGAGCAATGGAAGAGTGAACGAGCACAGTGGAGTCATGCATCTTCCTATTCATTATGGTAGCCAGTAATGAAGATTGAGCTCTAAGAAGCTATGCATTGCTTTAG
This window harbors:
- the LOC130710630 gene encoding uncharacterized protein LOC130710630, with the protein product MNRKMHDSTVLVHSSIALLQERFMQLQRVKEMREKRELVKMLNITEPQHFNSTNPTKKTRLTSPPHVSLSLWPTSKGMMKEDKDSNIVETPVLMNLYPAADCAQTQPLHASWKNVYDWDLGSDSDTGVDTSLHL